From Sparus aurata chromosome 9, fSpaAur1.1, whole genome shotgun sequence, a single genomic window includes:
- the olig1 gene encoding oligodendrocyte transcription factor 1 has product MNVLSNPLMRAQERSLAVCGPGSVQDLHHCPQGFNLGSRLNPAPMLSLQSGQKSTKPQRELSPEEQQELRRKINSRERKRMQDLNIAMDALREVMVPYASSPSSASSSQSHQHGVPPGRRLSKISTLVLARNYILLLGSSLQEMRRLLGEVSVGMGVNTGPVPRLLLTGGWPFISGPSQLLLTQESLLTSATTSSSLSSSTTSSSAAKCPLLSPGPLETSLAPVQWSSAGASEGPLCPCGICRLPRFSHSTPAPRFPK; this is encoded by the coding sequence ATGAATGTGCTGTCAAACCCACTGATGAGGGCCCAGGAGCGGTCTCTAGCTGTCTGTGGCCCTGGGTCTGTCCAGGATTTACACCACTGCCCCCAAGGGTTCAACCTGGGCTCCCGATTAAACCCGGCACCCATGCTCAGCCTCCAGAGTGGCCAAAAATCGACCAAACCTCAGAGGGAGTTGAGCCCTGAGGAGCAGCAAGAACTCAGGAGAAAGATCAACAGTAGGGAGAGGAAGCGAATGCAAGACTTAAACATTGCCATGGATGCCCTGAGGGAGGTCATGGTGCCTTATGCCTCCTCGCCAtcttctgcctcctcctctcagtcccACCAGCACGGAGTTCCACCAGGCCGTCGGCTCTCCAAGATCTCAACCCTGGTTCTGGCCAGGAACTACATTCTCCTCCTGGGCTCATCTCTGCAAGAGATGCGCCGGCTGCTGGGGGAGGTGAGTGTGGGAATGGGGGTGAACACAGGGCCAGTCCCCAGGCTGCTGCTCACTGGAGGCTGGCCCTTCATCTCTGGCCCCAGTCAGCTCCTCCTCACCCAGGAGTCCCTCCTCACCTCAGcaaccacctcctcctccttgtcttcCTCTACTACATCATCCTCTGCTGCTAAATGTCCACTGTTGTCTCCTGGGCCTTTGGAGACCTCTTTGGCCCCTGTACAGTGGAGCTCTGCTGGGGCCTCAGAAGGGCCTCTGTGTCCCTGTGGAATCTGTAGACTGCCCAGATTTAGCCACTCCACTCCGGCTCCAAGATTCCCAAAGTGA